TCTTTGCGCAACGGCAGCAGAGTGGCTGATTAACTGAGTAGTTACCTATCAAAAAAATATTCTGTTAATCTATCCTACATACCTGCTTACTCACCGAAGTCATCTAATCTCTTGAATTGGGCATATTCGCTTTCCTGGCCTGAACTGACAGGTATCATCGCCTTCGCTTTACTCTACATAGGTTACGCGGTGCGCACTTGGCGGTTGGCAGCGCCGCTTGGGCAACGTGGTTGGCGCCTTGGCTGGAAGCTTGTCCTAAGAGGTCTTGCTTTCGCGTTACTGACAGTAGCGTTGCTAGGGCCAGCCTACGGGGTAACGCAGCAACCCGTCCGGACTGCCGGAAAGGACGTCTGGCTACTAGTAGACGTATCGCGCTCCATGGATGCCCCAGATGTAGCTCCAAGCCGGCTTCAAAAGGCGCAAGCTGAGCTTAGCGCACTTATTAGTCGTTTTCAAGCTGATCGAGTTGGCCTTATTGTATTTAGCTCCGAAGCGTACGTACAGTGTCCTCTCACCTATGATCAGAATGCCCTCCACTTATTCATTAATACTTTACAGACCAGCCTGATTACGGCTGGCAGTACAAACCTAGCTGCACCACTTGAGCTAGCGCTTACGCGCTTGCGTGCGACGCCCCAAGCACTAGGTGCTGCCCCACGAGCAGCTGTACTCGTGCTAGTCACGGATGGCGAGGACTTTGGGGAGAACTTAGAGCCGACCGTTCGGGTACTTACGCGTTCAGGTGCCCGGCTCTTTACTATGGGAGTAGGTACGCTGGAAGGTACACGCCTACTTCGGCTTAATGGCCGTGTTCTGCGCGACAGCCGGGGGCGCGAGGTAGTGAGCCGGTTGACGCCAACGCCGTTGCGTAGGCTTGCGGCCCAAACGGGAGGCCA
This Hymenobacter sp. GOD-10R DNA region includes the following protein-coding sequences:
- a CDS encoding vWA domain-containing protein, which translates into the protein MNWAYSLSWPELTGIIAFALLYIGYAVRTWRLAAPLGQRGWRLGWKLVLRGLAFALLTVALLGPAYGVTQQPVRTAGKDVWLLVDVSRSMDAPDVAPSRLQKAQAELSALISRFQADRVGLIVFSSEAYVQCPLTYDQNALHLFINTLQTSLITAGSTNLAAPLELALTRLRATPQALGAAPRAAVLVLVTDGEDFGENLEPTVRVLTRSGARLFTMGVGTLEGTRLLRLNGRVLRDSRGREVVSRLTPTPLRRLAAQTGGQYFELTDRRNEFPLLVNALNRVEGQAEQVRTVSVADNRYRYPLALALVLLALDVLLTIRVIRP